A region of the Panicum virgatum strain AP13 unplaced genomic scaffold, P.virgatum_v5 scaffold_199, whole genome shotgun sequence genome:
CGACCTGAAATTGAATTTCAATTTCTTTATACAATGAATAAttgaatatatgataaatatatGATATGAAGTTGCAGATCAATACAACCAAAGACATACCCGATCTGGTTTTTCTCAGTTTGAGATCTTCAGGTGTGGACATTGACAATGACATGGCCCTACCACGAGTAAGCGGAGTCTCACGGGCCTAAAGTGATTCAGAAACATTGCAATAAATACACATATAAATATCAATTTCATGCTACCAAGTAAAGATAAATGTTCCATTCACAAGGTCACAAGAAAAGCTTTTGACTTCAAATAGATATCGTAAAAATATGTACTTGACACATAAGGACACTTTTGTGACAGACCCATCTCAAGCAAAAGAATTGTCTCTGTTTGGTTTCAAGAACTGGAAATGTTGAGGAGCTAGGCAATCAAATCTGGCAGAGCCCCTGTGGAGCTAGTGGAGCGAGGCCAGGCCATTGTTGACAAGTGAGCCAACACTGACCAGGAGTCATGCTGGAGTGTGGCAGGGAGACCATCTGCCTCCAGCCTTCTCCTGCATGCCACTGCCGTTCTAGTGCATGCATGACACAGCAACCTGGCAGTGAAACAGCGACATATTCTTCATGTGATTGGATTCCTCGGAGCAGGCAATCAACAGCAGCTGGAATTGATTTGGTCAAATTTCAATTTTACATGATTCCCTGGCTAACCAAACAAAATGACTGCACTGAAAACTATTTATGTTTCCACATGAAAATCAGATTGGAGCCTCAAAACAATTCATCCAGTCCAATTCCACAAATCAAACATGGGTGTAATAGATACATACACCATCAGCAAGTCAAAGTGCACAAGGCTAGGGCTTGTGATCATTAAATTTCTGAAGTTCTCACAACTAAAAAAGTGAATGATTGGACTTACATATGGAACAGGGCTGGTGAATGGAGATCTTGTAGCACCCTGCAACTTCTCAAGTGCAGACCTTTGCTTCTTTGGTGGGCCTGAAGGCTGCTTTCCAAGACGCAGATCAATCAATGCATATAAATAGTTAGTAACACAAATAGGATAAGATGAAATATGCTAAATATGAACCTGTCACCATCACCATAAGACAAATAGTATAAGTCATGAAACTATAAAATACTGCAAGACGCCTCTTTGCTAGCACATTCGAGATTCTGTAAGACCATGATTAGTGGTTTTACACAAGAAGGTGCTGGATCTCTCTTTGCTGTGTGCTGAGTTTTTTCACAACCTTGAGTCTTCAATGGAACCACTAGATCTCTCTTTTTGCCTAAATTAAGGGGACACAAATGCTATCAGAAACATCAGTGAAACGAAATATTTGATGGAGAGGAGGAAATATGAGCAACCACTAAATAATCTACTCTTAAACATACTTGTGGGTGGAGGATTGTCTGCCTCTTCATTACTTGCATCATTAGCACACTCAAACTTAAGAAATAAAGATGCATTAATatcaccatcaccatcatctcttTCGCTTAAAGCTCTACTGGCAGTCAAGTTTATTACCACATTATTCACATCATTATATTCATCTTCATCTTTTTCTCCATCATCATTTGAGGCAGCAGCATTTTCATTTGTTGCAATATCACCATCACAAGTGTATTCCTGAAATCTTGGTGTTCCTTTAGGAAGATCAGAGGAGTTTTGCATGTCTAAACAAACAAAAGTTGGCACATTTTCATTTACTTTTGCCTTCTTACTCAATGCAACATGCTGAGCTTTTCCCTGATCGCCTAAAACAAGGATAAGCAAACATTGTATAAGAAAAATCAGTGAAATGAAATATTGCAAGGAGAGGAGAAAATATGAGCAGCATCTAAGCAATCTGCTCCTACATGTGATTGTGGGTGTAGCATTATCTGCCTCTTCATTGCTAGCATCATTAGCACACTCCACTATATGCACTAAAGATGCATTAGTATCTATGCCACCATCATCTCTTTCTCTTAAAGCTCTGCATGCAATCAAGTCTGTTTC
Encoded here:
- the LOC120693899 gene encoding uncharacterized protein LOC120693899 is translated as MRPPQTPIPPWGSKSRWYMTPTPLSPSFSRHPFQGTAAAASEQPCVTLFEWWLERVEGDDQKVAVAGKFESYLLLASDRNQTVYEFGSATIAKRHEVCVLETEGGILLLIYGTLNRSRMLAGGYSSEVYEKFKIGFPYCWEYCIQLYPKVAQTGLDSAINENAAVSNDGGERHEAACNEAYNVETDLIACRALRERDDGGIDTNASLVHIVECANDASNEEADNATPTITCDQGKAQHVALSKKAKVNENVPTFVCLDMQNSSDLPKGTPRFQEYTCDGDIATNENAAASNDDGEKDEDEYNDVNNVFECANDASNEEADNPPPTSKKRDLVVPLKTQGCEKTQHTAKRDPAPSCVKPLIMVLQNLECASKEPSGPPKKQRSALEKLQGATRSPFTSPVPYARETPLTRGRAMSLSMSTPEDLKLRKTRSGRVVVPTLDAGCQRIVYDMDGTITGVIGLDSPLPKGSKLKTARRKREAEPPSKLKTYARKKRRAQ